A genome region from Gallus gallus isolate bGalGal1 chromosome 9, bGalGal1.mat.broiler.GRCg7b, whole genome shotgun sequence includes the following:
- the ESPNL gene encoding espin-like protein isoform X3, whose translation MQTPLPSRTTSPCPRPCRDTDPRVMQPSEPPLPQLKLRRPVQRGRIPAPFMDPGTAVEPAAPWKDPHSTAAVDPLDVDALVPTHDERGRAIPEWKRQVMVRRLRARLADEVPACDQEMGAWRFSPSHEAVLGPFGELLTEADLQQLERAVESLRLRRQGEAYQGELQRLTQELRALLPSPLLSITVHSPPPAPGQPLPHWCSHLAGVVGSLEALLANAEGARGSPTPALPPAPLPAAPKTPSGSVAQREIRQCGVSVSSLRGAFERHGGGESEAAAVVEAASDSGISCEEAPSEGSGSPVPESAGLRKERIVLLFLSHWKRSAGGLNAWAAACRALQARRERAGAPGQEQEGRRGRLSRQCSAIQQLLGSWRDVAARPPPPLPPSAGSPRAPLSPEQFVRRADGTPADYDSLTLELFMLGYFRILERELPPEERRGRHLLCFEVFDHLGRHGWDTARAFHRAVTDEIAAGRRGWGDGFEDIKERFFGTAKGSAWRAGGAGGSPPQSASRHGRSSQEEICRCIDRSFAFWKEKEAEIFSFEE comes from the exons ATGCAGACCCCTCTCCCATCCCGCACCACGTCCCCGTGCCCCCGTCCCTGCAGGGACACAGACCCGAGGGTGATGCAGCCCAGCGAACCACCGCTGCCCCAGCTGAAGCTCCGCAGACCCGTGCAGCGGGGCAGGATCCCGGCGCCCTTCATGGACCCG ggcaCGGCGGTGGAGCCGGCAGCACCCTGGAAAGACCcgcacagcactgctgcagtggaCCCTCTGGACGTGGATGCGTTGGTGCCCACGCATGACGAGCGGGGCCGCGCCATCCCTGAGTGGAAGCGGCAGGTGATGGTGCGGCGGCTGCGGGCACGGCTGGCGGATGAGGTGCCCGCGTGTGACCAG GAGATGGGCGCCTGGCGCTTCTCGCCGTCCCACGAGGCCGTGCTGGGCCCATTCGGTGAGCTGCTGACCGAGGCCGACCTACAGCAGCTGGAGCGGGCGGTGGAGAGCCTGCGGCTGCGGCGACAAGGAGAGGCCTACCAGGGCGAGCTGCAGCGCCTGACACAAGAGCTGCGAGCCTTGCTgccctcccctctgctcagcatcaCCGTCCACAGCCCTCCTCCCGCCCCGGGGCAGCCCTTGCcacactggtgcagccacctgGCTGGCGTGGTGGGCAGCCTGGAAGCGCTGTTGGCCAACGCCGAGGGGGCTCGTGGCAGCCCCACGCCCGCCCTGCCGCCCGCaccgctccccgcagccccgaAGACGCCGTCGGGCAGCGTGGCACAGCGGGAGATCCGGCAGTGCGGGGTGAGCGTGAGCAGCCTGCGCGGGGCCTTCGAGCGGCACGGCGGCGGGGAGAGCGAGGCTGCAGCGGTGGTGGAGGCCGCCAGCGACTCGGGGATCAGCTGCGAAGAAGCGCCGTCGGAGGGCAGCGGCTCACCGGTGCCGGAGTCGGCCGGGCTGCGCAAGGAGCGCATCGTGCTGCTCTTCCTCAGCCATTGGAAGCGCTCGGCCGGAGGCCTCAACGCGTGGGCTGCGGCCTGCCGGGCGCTGCAGGCCCGCAGGGAGAGAGCGGGCGCTCCCGGccaggagcaggagggcaggaggggcCGCCTGTCGCGGCAGTGCAGCGccatccagcagctcctgggcagcTGGAGGGACGTGGccgcccgccccccgccgccgctgCCCCCCTCTGCGGGCAGCCCCCGCGCCCCGCTGTCCCCCGAGCAGTTCGTGCGGCGCGCAGACGGGACGCCGGCCGACTACGACAGCCTGACGCTGGAGCTCTTCATGCTGGGCTACTTCCGCATCCTGGAGCGGGAGCTGCCCCCCGAGGAGCGCCGCGGCCGCCACCTGCTCTGCTTCGAGGTGTTCGACCACCTGGGCCGGCACGGCTGGGACACCGCGCGCGCCTTCCACCGCGCCGTCACCGACGAGATCGCGGCCGGCCGGCGGGGCTGGGGGGACGGCTTCGAGGACATCAAGGAGCGCTTCTTCGGCACCGCCAAGGGCTCGGCCTGgagggcggggggcgcggggggcaGCCCCCCACAGAGCGCGTCCCGCCACGGCCgcagcagccaggaggagaTCTGCAGGTGCATCGACCGCAGCTTCGCCTtctggaaggagaaggaggcCGAGATCTTCAGCTTCGAGGAGTGA
- the ESPNL gene encoding espin-like protein isoform X1: MQTPLPSRTTSPCPRPCRDTDPRVMQPSEPPLPQLKLRRPVQRGRIPAPFMDPVRHRTAPPSCARVPALPLCSRQARGNRAAAQGTAVEPAAPWKDPHSTAAVDPLDVDALVPTHDERGRAIPEWKRQVMVRRLRARLADEVPACDQEMGAWRFSPSHEAVLGPFGELLTEADLQQLERAVESLRLRRQGEAYQGELQRLTQELRALLPSPLLSITVHSPPPAPGQPLPHWCSHLAGVVGSLEALLANAEGARGSPTPALPPAPLPAAPKTPSGSVAQREIRQCGVSVSSLRGAFERHGGGESEAAAVVEAASDSGISCEEAPSEGSGSPVPESAGLRKERIVLLFLSHWKRSAGGLNAWAAACRALQARRERAGAPGQEQEGRRGRLSRQCSAIQQLLGSWRDVAARPPPPLPPSAGSPRAPLSPEQFVRRADGTPADYDSLTLELFMLGYFRILERELPPEERRGRHLLCFEVFDHLGRHGWDTARAFHRAVTDEIAAGRRGWGDGFEDIKERFFGTAKGSAWRAGGAGGSPPQSASRHGRSSQEEICRCIDRSFAFWKEKEAEIFSFEE; the protein is encoded by the exons ATGCAGACCCCTCTCCCATCCCGCACCACGTCCCCGTGCCCCCGTCCCTGCAGGGACACAGACCCGAGGGTGATGCAGCCCAGCGAACCACCGCTGCCCCAGCTGAAGCTCCGCAGACCCGTGCAGCGGGGCAGGATCCCGGCGCCCTTCATGGACCCGGTACGTCACCGCACCGCTCCGCCATCCTGCGCTCGtgtccctgcccttcccctttGCTCCAGGCAGGCCCGAGGGAACCgtgctgctgcacagggcaCGGCGGTGGAGCCGGCAGCACCCTGGAAAGACCcgcacagcactgctgcagtggaCCCTCTGGACGTGGATGCGTTGGTGCCCACGCATGACGAGCGGGGCCGCGCCATCCCTGAGTGGAAGCGGCAGGTGATGGTGCGGCGGCTGCGGGCACGGCTGGCGGATGAGGTGCCCGCGTGTGACCAG GAGATGGGCGCCTGGCGCTTCTCGCCGTCCCACGAGGCCGTGCTGGGCCCATTCGGTGAGCTGCTGACCGAGGCCGACCTACAGCAGCTGGAGCGGGCGGTGGAGAGCCTGCGGCTGCGGCGACAAGGAGAGGCCTACCAGGGCGAGCTGCAGCGCCTGACACAAGAGCTGCGAGCCTTGCTgccctcccctctgctcagcatcaCCGTCCACAGCCCTCCTCCCGCCCCGGGGCAGCCCTTGCcacactggtgcagccacctgGCTGGCGTGGTGGGCAGCCTGGAAGCGCTGTTGGCCAACGCCGAGGGGGCTCGTGGCAGCCCCACGCCCGCCCTGCCGCCCGCaccgctccccgcagccccgaAGACGCCGTCGGGCAGCGTGGCACAGCGGGAGATCCGGCAGTGCGGGGTGAGCGTGAGCAGCCTGCGCGGGGCCTTCGAGCGGCACGGCGGCGGGGAGAGCGAGGCTGCAGCGGTGGTGGAGGCCGCCAGCGACTCGGGGATCAGCTGCGAAGAAGCGCCGTCGGAGGGCAGCGGCTCACCGGTGCCGGAGTCGGCCGGGCTGCGCAAGGAGCGCATCGTGCTGCTCTTCCTCAGCCATTGGAAGCGCTCGGCCGGAGGCCTCAACGCGTGGGCTGCGGCCTGCCGGGCGCTGCAGGCCCGCAGGGAGAGAGCGGGCGCTCCCGGccaggagcaggagggcaggaggggcCGCCTGTCGCGGCAGTGCAGCGccatccagcagctcctgggcagcTGGAGGGACGTGGccgcccgccccccgccgccgctgCCCCCCTCTGCGGGCAGCCCCCGCGCCCCGCTGTCCCCCGAGCAGTTCGTGCGGCGCGCAGACGGGACGCCGGCCGACTACGACAGCCTGACGCTGGAGCTCTTCATGCTGGGCTACTTCCGCATCCTGGAGCGGGAGCTGCCCCCCGAGGAGCGCCGCGGCCGCCACCTGCTCTGCTTCGAGGTGTTCGACCACCTGGGCCGGCACGGCTGGGACACCGCGCGCGCCTTCCACCGCGCCGTCACCGACGAGATCGCGGCCGGCCGGCGGGGCTGGGGGGACGGCTTCGAGGACATCAAGGAGCGCTTCTTCGGCACCGCCAAGGGCTCGGCCTGgagggcggggggcgcggggggcaGCCCCCCACAGAGCGCGTCCCGCCACGGCCgcagcagccaggaggagaTCTGCAGGTGCATCGACCGCAGCTTCGCCTtctggaaggagaaggaggcCGAGATCTTCAGCTTCGAGGAGTGA
- the ESPNL gene encoding espin-like protein isoform X4, with the protein MQPSEPPLPQLKLRRPVQRGRIPAPFMDPGTAVEPAAPWKDPHSTAAVDPLDVDALVPTHDERGRAIPEWKRQVMVRRLRARLADEVPACDQEMGAWRFSPSHEAVLGPFGELLTEADLQQLERAVESLRLRRQGEAYQGELQRLTQELRALLPSPLLSITVHSPPPAPGQPLPHWCSHLAGVVGSLEALLANAEGARGSPTPALPPAPLPAAPKTPSGSVAQREIRQCGVSVSSLRGAFERHGGGESEAAAVVEAASDSGISCEEAPSEGSGSPVPESAGLRKERIVLLFLSHWKRSAGGLNAWAAACRALQARRERAGAPGQEQEGRRGRLSRQCSAIQQLLGSWRDVAARPPPPLPPSAGSPRAPLSPEQFVRRADGTPADYDSLTLELFMLGYFRILERELPPEERRGRHLLCFEVFDHLGRHGWDTARAFHRAVTDEIAAGRRGWGDGFEDIKERFFGTAKGSAWRAGGAGGSPPQSASRHGRSSQEEICRCIDRSFAFWKEKEAEIFSFEE; encoded by the exons ATGCAGCCCAGCGAACCACCGCTGCCCCAGCTGAAGCTCCGCAGACCCGTGCAGCGGGGCAGGATCCCGGCGCCCTTCATGGACCCG ggcaCGGCGGTGGAGCCGGCAGCACCCTGGAAAGACCcgcacagcactgctgcagtggaCCCTCTGGACGTGGATGCGTTGGTGCCCACGCATGACGAGCGGGGCCGCGCCATCCCTGAGTGGAAGCGGCAGGTGATGGTGCGGCGGCTGCGGGCACGGCTGGCGGATGAGGTGCCCGCGTGTGACCAG GAGATGGGCGCCTGGCGCTTCTCGCCGTCCCACGAGGCCGTGCTGGGCCCATTCGGTGAGCTGCTGACCGAGGCCGACCTACAGCAGCTGGAGCGGGCGGTGGAGAGCCTGCGGCTGCGGCGACAAGGAGAGGCCTACCAGGGCGAGCTGCAGCGCCTGACACAAGAGCTGCGAGCCTTGCTgccctcccctctgctcagcatcaCCGTCCACAGCCCTCCTCCCGCCCCGGGGCAGCCCTTGCcacactggtgcagccacctgGCTGGCGTGGTGGGCAGCCTGGAAGCGCTGTTGGCCAACGCCGAGGGGGCTCGTGGCAGCCCCACGCCCGCCCTGCCGCCCGCaccgctccccgcagccccgaAGACGCCGTCGGGCAGCGTGGCACAGCGGGAGATCCGGCAGTGCGGGGTGAGCGTGAGCAGCCTGCGCGGGGCCTTCGAGCGGCACGGCGGCGGGGAGAGCGAGGCTGCAGCGGTGGTGGAGGCCGCCAGCGACTCGGGGATCAGCTGCGAAGAAGCGCCGTCGGAGGGCAGCGGCTCACCGGTGCCGGAGTCGGCCGGGCTGCGCAAGGAGCGCATCGTGCTGCTCTTCCTCAGCCATTGGAAGCGCTCGGCCGGAGGCCTCAACGCGTGGGCTGCGGCCTGCCGGGCGCTGCAGGCCCGCAGGGAGAGAGCGGGCGCTCCCGGccaggagcaggagggcaggaggggcCGCCTGTCGCGGCAGTGCAGCGccatccagcagctcctgggcagcTGGAGGGACGTGGccgcccgccccccgccgccgctgCCCCCCTCTGCGGGCAGCCCCCGCGCCCCGCTGTCCCCCGAGCAGTTCGTGCGGCGCGCAGACGGGACGCCGGCCGACTACGACAGCCTGACGCTGGAGCTCTTCATGCTGGGCTACTTCCGCATCCTGGAGCGGGAGCTGCCCCCCGAGGAGCGCCGCGGCCGCCACCTGCTCTGCTTCGAGGTGTTCGACCACCTGGGCCGGCACGGCTGGGACACCGCGCGCGCCTTCCACCGCGCCGTCACCGACGAGATCGCGGCCGGCCGGCGGGGCTGGGGGGACGGCTTCGAGGACATCAAGGAGCGCTTCTTCGGCACCGCCAAGGGCTCGGCCTGgagggcggggggcgcggggggcaGCCCCCCACAGAGCGCGTCCCGCCACGGCCgcagcagccaggaggagaTCTGCAGGTGCATCGACCGCAGCTTCGCCTtctggaaggagaaggaggcCGAGATCTTCAGCTTCGAGGAGTGA
- the ESPNL gene encoding espin-like protein isoform X2: protein MQPSEPPLPQLKLRRPVQRGRIPAPFMDPVRHRTAPPSCARVPALPLCSRQARGNRAAAQGTAVEPAAPWKDPHSTAAVDPLDVDALVPTHDERGRAIPEWKRQVMVRRLRARLADEVPACDQEMGAWRFSPSHEAVLGPFGELLTEADLQQLERAVESLRLRRQGEAYQGELQRLTQELRALLPSPLLSITVHSPPPAPGQPLPHWCSHLAGVVGSLEALLANAEGARGSPTPALPPAPLPAAPKTPSGSVAQREIRQCGVSVSSLRGAFERHGGGESEAAAVVEAASDSGISCEEAPSEGSGSPVPESAGLRKERIVLLFLSHWKRSAGGLNAWAAACRALQARRERAGAPGQEQEGRRGRLSRQCSAIQQLLGSWRDVAARPPPPLPPSAGSPRAPLSPEQFVRRADGTPADYDSLTLELFMLGYFRILERELPPEERRGRHLLCFEVFDHLGRHGWDTARAFHRAVTDEIAAGRRGWGDGFEDIKERFFGTAKGSAWRAGGAGGSPPQSASRHGRSSQEEICRCIDRSFAFWKEKEAEIFSFEE, encoded by the exons ATGCAGCCCAGCGAACCACCGCTGCCCCAGCTGAAGCTCCGCAGACCCGTGCAGCGGGGCAGGATCCCGGCGCCCTTCATGGACCCGGTACGTCACCGCACCGCTCCGCCATCCTGCGCTCGtgtccctgcccttcccctttGCTCCAGGCAGGCCCGAGGGAACCgtgctgctgcacagggcaCGGCGGTGGAGCCGGCAGCACCCTGGAAAGACCcgcacagcactgctgcagtggaCCCTCTGGACGTGGATGCGTTGGTGCCCACGCATGACGAGCGGGGCCGCGCCATCCCTGAGTGGAAGCGGCAGGTGATGGTGCGGCGGCTGCGGGCACGGCTGGCGGATGAGGTGCCCGCGTGTGACCAG GAGATGGGCGCCTGGCGCTTCTCGCCGTCCCACGAGGCCGTGCTGGGCCCATTCGGTGAGCTGCTGACCGAGGCCGACCTACAGCAGCTGGAGCGGGCGGTGGAGAGCCTGCGGCTGCGGCGACAAGGAGAGGCCTACCAGGGCGAGCTGCAGCGCCTGACACAAGAGCTGCGAGCCTTGCTgccctcccctctgctcagcatcaCCGTCCACAGCCCTCCTCCCGCCCCGGGGCAGCCCTTGCcacactggtgcagccacctgGCTGGCGTGGTGGGCAGCCTGGAAGCGCTGTTGGCCAACGCCGAGGGGGCTCGTGGCAGCCCCACGCCCGCCCTGCCGCCCGCaccgctccccgcagccccgaAGACGCCGTCGGGCAGCGTGGCACAGCGGGAGATCCGGCAGTGCGGGGTGAGCGTGAGCAGCCTGCGCGGGGCCTTCGAGCGGCACGGCGGCGGGGAGAGCGAGGCTGCAGCGGTGGTGGAGGCCGCCAGCGACTCGGGGATCAGCTGCGAAGAAGCGCCGTCGGAGGGCAGCGGCTCACCGGTGCCGGAGTCGGCCGGGCTGCGCAAGGAGCGCATCGTGCTGCTCTTCCTCAGCCATTGGAAGCGCTCGGCCGGAGGCCTCAACGCGTGGGCTGCGGCCTGCCGGGCGCTGCAGGCCCGCAGGGAGAGAGCGGGCGCTCCCGGccaggagcaggagggcaggaggggcCGCCTGTCGCGGCAGTGCAGCGccatccagcagctcctgggcagcTGGAGGGACGTGGccgcccgccccccgccgccgctgCCCCCCTCTGCGGGCAGCCCCCGCGCCCCGCTGTCCCCCGAGCAGTTCGTGCGGCGCGCAGACGGGACGCCGGCCGACTACGACAGCCTGACGCTGGAGCTCTTCATGCTGGGCTACTTCCGCATCCTGGAGCGGGAGCTGCCCCCCGAGGAGCGCCGCGGCCGCCACCTGCTCTGCTTCGAGGTGTTCGACCACCTGGGCCGGCACGGCTGGGACACCGCGCGCGCCTTCCACCGCGCCGTCACCGACGAGATCGCGGCCGGCCGGCGGGGCTGGGGGGACGGCTTCGAGGACATCAAGGAGCGCTTCTTCGGCACCGCCAAGGGCTCGGCCTGgagggcggggggcgcggggggcaGCCCCCCACAGAGCGCGTCCCGCCACGGCCgcagcagccaggaggagaTCTGCAGGTGCATCGACCGCAGCTTCGCCTtctggaaggagaaggaggcCGAGATCTTCAGCTTCGAGGAGTGA